The DNA region CGGGCTTCCCGCCACCGTATTTTTCCCGATTGCCGCCACGCCCCGGCGCCACCACACTGTCAAAAATGAATATCCGACAACTGGTTTCGTTTTGCCGCGTCGCCGAGGTCGGCAGTTTCGCCGCGGCCGCCAAGGCCTTGCATGCGACCCAATCCACGATATCGACGCGCATACGCGAACTGGAAACGACGTGGGGCGTCGAACTCTTCGACCGCACGCATCATGGCCTGCAATTGACGGCCAAGGGCCAGGAAATCCTTCCCTGGGCCAGGCAGATCGTCAGCCTGTCCGAGCGCATCGGCTTTCATCTCGGCGAACCCGACGCGCTCACGGGCCTGCTGCGCATCGGCGTGGCGGGACGCATTGCCCATACCTGGCTGCCGCGCCTCATTTCCACCATCCGCGCGCGCTATTCGCAAGTGCGCTTCGACATCACGCTTGGACTGACCGCTCCCTTGCTGCACATGGTCAAGTCGGGCGAACTGGATATCGCCTTCGCCGGCGCCCCCGTCATCGATCCCGCATTGAATGCCGTGTCGCTCGGCTACGACGAATTCGTATGGATGGCATCCCCCGAACTGGGCTTGCCGACAGGGCGGACGCTGACGCCCGCCGATCTCGTCAAATGGCCTATCGTCGGCCTGTCCCAGGCTTCGCCCCATCACCCGGCGATCGCGCAATGGTTCGGCGCCGCGAATGTCGAATACGCGCCCCATATCTCCTGCAACGACATGGGCATGGCCGCCAAGCTGATCGCGGCGGGCCTGGGCATCGGCCTGCTGCATCGGACATCGCACCGGAATGAGGTGCTGGCCGGGCTGTTGACGGTGCTCGACACCGCTCCGACATTTCCGAGACTGGAATTCGTCGCGGTTCACCAGCGCAGCAATA from Bordetella genomosp. 10 includes:
- a CDS encoding LysR family transcriptional regulator codes for the protein MNIRQLVSFCRVAEVGSFAAAAKALHATQSTISTRIRELETTWGVELFDRTHHGLQLTAKGQEILPWARQIVSLSERIGFHLGEPDALTGLLRIGVAGRIAHTWLPRLISTIRARYSQVRFDITLGLTAPLLHMVKSGELDIAFAGAPVIDPALNAVSLGYDEFVWMASPELGLPTGRTLTPADLVKWPIVGLSQASPHHPAIAQWFGAANVEYAPHISCNDMGMAAKLIAAGLGIGLLHRTSHRNEVLAGLLTVLDTAPTFPRLEFVAVHQRSNTGALVAAVALLAAEISEFPRPAP